The Carassius auratus strain Wakin unplaced genomic scaffold, ASM336829v1 scaf_tig00029891, whole genome shotgun sequence genomic interval AGGGAGTGACTGAGAGAATCTCTGACTCCAGCACAGCTAGACAAAACTTAAAGAAGACAACTCTCTCTTATGACTGATCAGAGCCTGTAAAGCCCAGCCGGACCGCTGTGATCCGCTCCGCTTCTCTCCACATgatggattcctgcttgtccagATTGTACAGCCTCTTAATTCTTGGCTTCAGTGGTGGAACAAATTCCAGCTCATACATCAGCCACTTTCAAAAGAATGTTTCTTTCAAGAGTCCCTATAACTAGACCTCACATGAATATAAAGTATACAAACCTTCACTGCAACAATCTGTAATTGTCGTATTATGTACAGACAGTAGGCTCTTTTGTTGGTAGTAAAGCATATGTAGAGACCATTCTAGTCAGATTTACTCACAGTGAGCTTTGCAAACTAACAATACGTTAACTGTACTGTTCGCAGGTGTGAATGATTGTGTGTAATGGTGAGTGATCTTCAGTGATGAATAATGGTGAGTGATAGTAATTGACTTGGATGAGAGTGAATTATATTGTAGTTACTTTTGGCAAGTGATGTTCAGTGATGGTTAACGATGGTAAGTAATAGTGAATAATGTTTATTGCTGGTTATAGATGGTTCAGTGATGGTGAATGCTGGTAAATTAGGGATCCATGATATTGAATTTTTGCAGATATGATGATATATTTCAACTCTTTTTGGCTGATATATTTCCTTTTCTTTGGAAACAACAACAAGTCTCTCCTGTGTTGAAATTATaagcaaatatttttaaattagcatattattaggaaaggtgatttgcaaatattcattaaaagaaaacCTTATGCACACTTCtgttggtgaagctggatcaATAATTTGCACTAACATAGATGCATTTATGTAGATCCGGgcacattcccttcaaaaacaaatgtaaagcaTTACGAGTAAATGacaactgctatgttcattattacacaACAACAGAACACTTCAATCATTTAGGAACTATTCTTGTACATCTGCTCTGGTggtgaaacaatggtggactgatgacagtCACTCAGGGCGGGTTTAAGGTAAgacagtccagtctgtgctgaaacgcttctgtcaatcaaactatcatgggaggggcctgtctgtgtgacttCAAAAAGACAGGCATCGGAGATAAGCTCGATTAGAGAAAGTTGAAATTATTTAATGAGATGGTTGTGTGCACACACTGCcaacattttaattcaaacaaCTTGTCAAAGTGCATAtagcatccaatgacccctttaataaaaaataaaaatattaattgaaagCAAAATGCCAACTGGTTTAAAATTGTGACATGTTCACTGTTGATGAATGATACTAAAAAATGGTGAATGATTTATTGGTGAGtggtttatttatgcatttgatgTTCAGTGTTGGAGAGCAATGATAGTGATGAATAATGGTAGGATTGTTCACTTATTAATAGACTATAAACCAGAGTTAGAAGCAAGCAaaataaagaaagataaaaaatgcATTGAATGCATACTACAATTTGGAGACATTTTTTGAATAGTGTTCATTTTTGGTGCAATGAGGGTAAATAGTGGTTTATTTTGACTATTAAATGGAGTGATGGTTTATTTATGCAAGTGATGTTTGGTGTTGGAGAGCCTTATTAGTGAAGAATAATGGTAGGATTGATTAGGTAATAGATTATAAACCACAATCAAAgaaatccaaaaacataaaaaaagcattGAATGCATAATGCCATTTGGTGAAAATATTCAGTCTTAAGCGTTGAATGATTGCGTGTGATGGCTTAATAATGTGAATGGCGTGCTGTGATGCTCAGTGATGCTGGTGTCTCTCAGTGCAGGTGATTGTTAGCAGCAGTAAGGGAATCACCGCTCTTCTCTCTCAACGCTCCTCCAGAGCTCTACAGACCTTCATTACTCCGGTCTGTCGACGGGAGACGCGGATGACAAAGTTGAAATCGCAGGTGCACGAATCGAACCGTCCATTTGCAGACGTTTTAACGAAGAAGAGTGATTATATCGCGGGGTTTTCTGTAATGGTGAGTTTGCGCTTCTTCTTTCTTGGCGTTTCTTCAGTCGTTATTGATCGCAGTCTGAGCGATGCACTGAATGCAGGCGACCTCCGTTCACAATAATACACGGTAGTTAGTGAACGGCGTGTTTCTCGTTCGCTTCACGCGTTTCTATGGACGGATTAATTATTCATATGAAATGAGTGAATATTTAGAGACCGCGGAGATTAGGCTTATGCTTTGTCGGATATACGTTCAGTTCAGGAATTTAAAGATGATTTGTGGGTTATAATGTACCGATTCATCCACATTATCACTTTAAAAGGATGCATTTGAATCCATTCAAAGCATGTTTGTCGCAAATCCTCGTTAAGCATGTGCTGTTTTTCATATAAACTGTAAATGGATGAATCTCATGAAGCTTTTCTGGAATATGTCACATTTCACCCTAATATGTAAAGAAAATAATCCGAAATTATACTGACTGTAATGCAGAACATTCTATATGAATCTATAATTCTATATTACTTAGTAGccttatattattaatgtatcaAAGCTGTTGTTTGTTGTACTACCTTTAAAAGTCtactgattttaataataaaaatccaataAAAACTGACCAGACAGGAAGATTTCATTACTCTGTTACAATAATGAGAATCGAATGAGAGCCATCATTAAGAATAATGAGAATTAGAGCCAAACCTCAAAAGTTAAACAATGTGAGACTTAACAATGGAAATTAGAGAAAAAAGgtacagataaaaaataaaggcTACATAAAGCCAataacattatgcatttatttcttttaGGGTGAAATATAATCCAGTACACTAATATGCAGCTCATGAAGCAAGCTTGTTTGTCTAGAGCCAGAAAAGCACCTGTGTAACGCCATTAATCAGGCAATTCTGATGGTTTCTCTCGTGCATTAGGTCTGTTGTTTCTCTAACGCCTCACACATCATCAGTAAATCAATCCAGATTTCTGCAGTGAATATGAAGGCATGCAGTGAGTCACAGCACACGTTAATGCTGCCTTCACATTCATGCAAAACAAACCACTGTAtattcccattcaaattactgCCTCAAAATGAATCCGAtttttaaaaactgcaaaaactattaaaaactattGCAATGACTTCCATTTTATTCAGAAGCCTTACACACTTTTGACCTTGTAATGTTTTGACATTGTGAACCATATTTAGTCATTGTAATTCATAAGGTGCTGAAAATGTGATGCTTTTCTCTTTGTGTTGCACTGTTGCTTTTTTTGTTGTGGAAAAGATGCATCACCGTTAATGGAATTAATGTAGCAATACAGTAGATCACAATAGCATTAGCGGTATAAAAATACACAAGAAAATGCAATGTTAAAtgactgttgttattattataaccaGATGGTGTTGTGCCTTCAAGAGCACAGAGCCAGTTCAGAAACACAGCCCTGTGCTTCGCATTATGATGGTTATCAGAGCCAAAGTGTGTGTTTTGCATCCATAAAAAACCTTCTGTTTGATTGACACTCAACTGTCTTCCTCTCCTTGAAGTGCCTGTTTGTTTGTATCCCACAAGGGTTACAAAAATAACAcggagaagagagagaatgtgcaTGAAGAAACATTTAGATGTACATTTTCTACTGAAATGGGCGTTTCTAGACTTGAGAGCTGCAAAGCATTCACTTACCAAATCGTCACACGTTCATTTGGAGGAAAACTGTAATATCTGATTCAGATTTGTCAGTTTTTCTGATCATGCAAGTTAGGAGTTCTGCAGTTGCATGTAATTGAATCACTGCTCTTTtttgtctatgtgtgtgtttcattcctTATGATTcatccatttattcatttttttgggaGTTAATAAAGATGAGTAATGCAGCGGGTGCTTGGAGACCATTCGCTATCCTCACACAGGTCTCATCTTATGGGATTTTATACCTCCTTAGATTCGCTGTGGATCAGTAAATCTGGCCGACACACATTTCCTGTAAACCCCTGCCCACTCGCCCCTCCCTCCGCGCCGGCTCTGCGCACTTCAGCGATCACAGATTTGATTATTTTGGATGGGGATGTATATAATAAAGAATGTAAGGGTGATTCTGTGTTTTTGTGGGTCCAGACTGAGCATCAGCCACTGTGCTGCAGTATATTATGATGTGGCCAGTAGTACTAAAGCagctctgtatctctctctctctctctttgtgtgtgtgtgtgtgtgttttaaaacaaTGTTCTTTCTCTTTTAGGCTTTATGAGGTTGTGTGTGAGATCTCTGGGAACAATCGTGAGCAGAATGCATAGACACGCAACAAGAGAGACCTTCCTCgtcctcttcctcatcatcagCATGGTAAGAGCAGAGAGGGGCTGGTATTTGTGTGCTTTGGGCTTGTGTTAATACagatttaaatgattatattttacaCATGTGACCATTATTGAAAGTGGATAAGGTAAgaatcacaatattacagttgttTGTTTAAAGTTTTAGCTCACCCTCATTATTAAACATTGGGTATCATGGTTTTGCTTAGTAAATGATAAAATAGGCATATTTAAAGATCAAAGACTTTAAAACCCTAGCTACCAATGTCTTAGCAAACATTCAAAACACCCATagcaatagtaatatttatatactttcATAGTTTctattaatgttttgaaatagcttttatttttatactttcagttttcaattaaattttagtttcattttaagaAATGTGCTTTGTTAGTTTTATCAGCTATTATTTACACtattactatttaggtttaattaatttttgctaattaaacttattttacttaGTTCCCAAAGCAACATTTACTATAGTTTACTTAGGgatttttggtagcactttataataacttaacCTTAGTTAATTAATGCATAGTATTACCTAACAATCATTGCATTTGTTATAGTATTTTGCTAGTTACCACATAACAATTCATTAAAAGACACTCAGGACACCTTAGAAACAGGAAGTAGCATTAAACAAGATCTAGTTGAGcaagctgaaaaacaaaaacaaaaaaactgttctgTTTTAGTGCCAGTTTCAAAGCATATCTGAAAGTTTGACACATCCTGAGGTTTTGTGATAACTGTTGTATTGTTAGATCTTGGTAATTTCCCTACAGTGAGGTAGCAAACAAGAGCATCTTATCTGTAATCAGAATGAAAAGAGAAGCCATTTGAATGGTGGAGAATTTGTACAAGAAGTCCATTGAAAAATATTTCTCAGAGGCCTGAATATCAACTTTTCTCAGAAGTTTCCCCTAAAGTTGCAGACACAAATCAAGCAATTATTAATATACAGAGTATATAGCTGGTTGCACAAAAAAAGACTTTATAGTGGaagattagtaaaaaaaaaaaaaaaaaaaaaatggtagtgcatgtgtattttttttaatttttgaagggTAAAGTGTGGTattttacatgcatgtgtttattcATAAActgagtaaaaataaagatacattgagtcaaattaaaatctaatttagtcTGTAAACACAGTAGAATTCAGAATCCTGATGGCACTGTGGTCAGAAGCAATAAAAAGTGAaccatcatttattaatttatttgtgttgcAATCCAGACCGCAGACAGGATCATTTTAGACTGCTGAATTTGAGGTCTGACCCCTGACCTCTCCAATTTAGGCCTGAATGCCCCAAAGGAGGGCAAAATGAAAGGTTTGGAAAGGAGATCAAGTGTATatatctgaaatattacatgattCATTTTACATACACGATTTTAGAATGTGCACATTTCAGTTAACACTAACATTAGATTACAAGTTAGTCCAAGTGTGTATTTTCAGTAAGTTGCAGGaggaggtaaccatagcaacagctgGCTGCTCAAGTGCTTTTCATTAGGATCAATGGACAGTAGATGACGCAGTGTCATTTTTTGCCACTTTATTACAGATCTAAATTGATCCCCATCAActgtgtaaacaaaaaaaaaaaaaattgtttagcaTTTGCATAGACACTGCATTTGTTGTTAATATCTGTCCATGTTAAAAGAATTTGGCAACAGAAATGTTCTAGAAACCTCTGCTACACACATTTTTATGGAATTCAAGGAATGTattaccccaaaatttaaatatgCTGAAACTTTACTAACCCTCGGGCCATccagatgggtttgtttcttaatcagtacagttttagagaaatgtagcactacatcacttgatcaccaatggatcctctgcagtgaatgggtgccgtcagaatgacaaaaacatcacaataatccactacTCCAGTCCATCTATTAACACCTTGAGAAGAAAAAAGCTCtacgtttgtaagaaacaaatccaccattaagacgttttaatttaaaagcattGCTTTGGGTTAAAATATAAGTCCATAATGCATAATAACCGTTCAGCAAGTGAAAAAAACATCACCTGTTGTCTTCACACATTAAAATCTACCAATGTATTATTagaagtgttctttttttttacttgtaaattgTGATTGAGCTATGTATATTTCCCTTTTGATTGAGACAAGATtaccttttcactggagaaagcgaAATTATGGATACAGGATACTTTTAAAGTTATGCGTCTCTTACAGAAagatttgtttctaacaaacacacaacttttcacttctcaagatgttaactgatggactggagtgctgtggattattgtgatgtttttatcagctgttaggactctccatctgacggcacccattcactgcagaggattcattggtaggcgagtgatgtaatgctatgatttctctaaatctgttctcaTCTGCAGTAATTCTTCTACATCTTGGGTAGCCTCAGGGTATTTTTAAGGACAACCGGTTTTAGCTGGATTTTTACTGCAATGGTCCAACCCAGTAACAAACCCTATAGATGTCAGAGACAGCAATAACACAACTTCTATAAAACATAAAgtctgtgaaagtttttttttatttatctccaGAGGGGGACCAGCACAGATTTTGCAGGTTGATTTTTCGTCTTGTTTATATGCAGGCAAGTTGTTATTGGAAACATTTTGGTGGTTTTGTGGAGCGAATGCATCctgtttgttgctgttgtttattcGTCCGGCTCTTTTTTTGATCTggtttatttatgtgttttatctgtttgttgattcagacATGGCCCATACATTCAGAGATCTCCAACTGCGTCATCAAACGTGAGGAGGAGAGATGCTTGGAGCTAATTGCCCTGCATGACCCTAATGATGACGGAAAGTTTGGTAAGAGAGCACAaagtatacatatacagtataatatgcaTACAGAGCATGGAATATCCAGATGACCAAATGTGGCAAAATGTGAAGTGTACATCTGGTATGGCATTCTCTTATATAAACCATTGCGTTTGATCTTCCAATTACAGTGTGAAAGATGAACAGGAAATGATAACAGTTGAagttttctatgtttttttttttgagtaatttaAAATATCCGACTGCATCAGACCGTGAGAGACGCCTCTTTTGCACATGTCTGATTCACAATGAACCGTGAACTGATGAGTGAGCTGATAGTAAGATTAAAGTATAAGTTACTTTAATAGCTGATTACAATATATCACCCAATCAAGgacctgttttgttgtgttttctttccCATGTGCTCTGTGTGACCTGTGTGATGCTTTATTGtcatttggttcaggtgtgtgtcATTAATTATCCTCATCGGCCCTCTTATTTAAGTTGTGTTCAGTTTTTCTGTTCATTGTCTGGTCTATGAATatcttaaatattcatattaaatattaaagtttgCATCTAACTTCGCTTTCTTCTTGCATGTATCTCACCGTGAGGCAAGGCAAGGCAGGTTTacttatatagcacatttcatacataatgataattcaaagtgctttgcataaaagaaaagaaaaaaaaaatcacaacaataaaacaaggaatttaaaaacattgaaaatgaattaaaattgatttaaagggtttcaaatgaatttaaaacagttaagaatagaaaatgattatacattaaatatagtgcaatcagttctgacatcgcacagtgctcattcagtaaatgcacagctaaacagattagTTTTGAGCGTGacagtaatttaattaaattacattttcagacgCATCTGTTCTAAAGTTTGGGATCAATAAGATATTATAATTGAAAGTagaccaaggctgcttttattagaaaatgcagtaaaaacagtagcaAAAGGGAAATAttgttacagtaaaaaataatggttttcaatgtgaatatatttttaaatcattaaaatgaaaatttgttatatatacatacaaaaaggactccagtttttagtgtcacatgatcatttagatatcattctaatatgctgaatggATACTTAAGAAAGATTTCTTATTTATCATCAGTGctgaaaatgtttaatatctTCGTGGAAATTGTGAtgcatttttcttcatgatttagTGATgaacataatacatttaaacattataaatgcctttaatgCCAATTTTGatttagtgcatccttgctgagtattaatttctttactaATTtgaccaacctcaaacttttgaacaattgtgaaactaaaatatatataagtcactttatattttattaaactgaagTGGGATACGTGACAACAAACACTCTGTATTATTAAAACTCATGAGAAAAACTGTAGTTTTTTGCATCCATGTGGCTTTATTGGATCGTGTAAGAGCATGTAATATGCCAGATGGGGATGTCAGCAACCATCAATATTATTTTACCGATTTATTTCAGTTCAATTAATAAAAGTGATTTGGAACTGTTACAATGCAACATTCCATCTAGCGTGTTTTCCATTCTCTCTTCCCATCTCACTCCCACTCATGATTCTCCATCTCTCCAAGAGCTTCAACATACTAAATGAACTAGAACTTGTGTTCATTGGATTCATTTCGCTCGGCGTGTACTAAATGTGCCATCCGTCCCCTATAGAGGTATTCAGGTATTGTGGTAAACAGGAAGCAGGGCTGTGACACCTGTCAGCAATTACAGAGAAGAGAAGTTATTTCTGTGAGAGCTGGAGGACTCATCCAGCGGGATGTGGATAAATGGGCCGAGAGCAAGATGGAGAGAAAGCACTTCGACTCTGACTCATGTGTTTGCAGCCTCAAGGACACTCCAGATAGTTCTGACTGTTTGGAGCAGAAAATAACAGATTAGAAGGTGTAAAACAGCTTGAGTTGCTAGAAAGAGACTTGGGGGCGAATGCACTGAACAGTAAAAGTTTTACATGTGGAATTACTTCAGTGCCAAAACCTGCGTGCTTTTCAATTACCAACCGCCATCTAAAACCAGATGTGCTTTATAGGTTGTCATTGCTATTCTTTTCAGAGCAGTCAGCAGAATACAAGCTAATTTCAAAAGGATTCCTTTAGTTTTGTTTCGGTTTGATTCAGAAATTAGATTTTGATGGTACTTTAGTCATTTCAAGGTGTACAGACGATGTGCAGGTTTAAATGTACACTACCTGTCAAAGGTTtggaaattaacacttttatttagcaagtatgccttaaattgtgttttttatatatatatatatatatatatatatatatatatatatatatatatatatatatatatatatacagtaggcatttatgatgttacaaaatatttatgatgttttattcagaataaatgctgttcttatgaacATACTGTTCAGCAAAGAATCCTGgaaatggaaaatatattaatgtcattaaaacttttgaactgttttcagcatttataataataagaataaatgtttcttgttaaatcagcatattagactgatttctgaaggatcacgtgacactgaaaactggaggcatgatgctgaaaattcaattttgcatcacaggaataaattatattaaatatatctataaaaagaaatcagctattttaaatagtaaaaacatttcacaatattactgttcactgtattttttatcaaagaattgtgtgagcataagaaaaataatcttattgATCCCAATTATATGAACCTAAAAacaagtaataaataatataaatgttttattagcaTTAGAAAATGCACTGTAGGGTATGAAGGCAACATCATTTTAAGTAACTTGATGAGAAGGTGGTAAcgtgtttgactgtgtgtgttcagacatcTCGTCGTTCAGCCTCGCTTCAAAGCCATTCAGTTCTTGGCAAATTTGAGCCGTCCAATCAGCATCCTCTGGGGGCGGTTAAGCTAACATTAACAATAGTACCCTCAACCGCAAAGGACAGAGCAACATGCTTACCAGCAGAGAATTAAGCGTCAGTTTCAAGATATCTGCAAACCATTAAAACACCAGTAATTGAAACCCTTGTTAAACTGTAAGCTATCACTGGTGGGGAAGGAGTTTATACAGTAACTGCAAAATATGGATTTGGTGAACTCAATGTCATTCTGAGCACAGATACCTGTGATTTATACCTTAAAATGCATTTGATCTTGCATTTGATTATATAACAAACATCTTTTGTGATATATTTGGTTTGAATTGTGTGCTTGTGCTGTTTTTCTTTAGAGTAAATGctgcttggtttgatatttttgtgcatgTGATGAAGTTAACTTTATTGTCTCTGTGTTTTTGAACTGGGAGTATTGTGGAGGAATGACCTCTGTGTTCAGTCTGTTTACATCTTCATTGATCCTCGTCCTCTCCTGTTCCTTAAAGCACAGCAGGCTCATCGCTGCACAGACAGAAAATCATTCAGCCGGAAATAAAACAGCCACGTTTGCAAGAAGGGGTTGAGAAAGAGATTGACAGATGCAGACAGAAAAAGCAAAAGTGTGTGGGAGAGAAACTGAGACAAAAGAGAAAGTGAGCGAGAGTGCTACTAGTGTCATGTAGAACATGAACGTAAGCAAAATAACACAGATATGAATAATCACTGCAGTTTTGCGTCGGTGCTGTCTGTAGAAATGAGAAAGCAGTATcaactgaagttttttttttttcattattattttcatctTGATTAATTATTTGATTGGTCTGCCAAAAGGGCAGATATTTTACACAGAATTCggtttaaaaagctaaataaatatattcagtgaattattattgtttattattattattattttttttttcaaaagatgaTAACATCTTAATGATACACTTCTTGAATTAAACATTCAATGTAATTtgactgttattttagtattattaatatacttttatatttttgtcatactattataagattttattattaataattataatattaaaatataattagtagttatgttcttatattattgtaatattattaatattttaaattaggaaaatatatatatatgtatataaatataaatataaatataaatatattaatatatatatatattagtgctggcaaacgattaatcacatccaaaataaaaaaaaaattgtgtgcatAAAATAcgtgtttttattgtatatatttattatttatatataaatacacacacatgcatgtatatatttcataaaaataggctgtttatatattaaatatatttatttataataaaaattatatgaatataataaagacatttaaatacatgcaaatattttctaaatatatactgtatgtatgtatatgtatttatatatacataataaatctaCACAGAACACGCACATATATTATGctgttttttgtatttgtataataatttacaatattacagtttttcctgttttttaatctaatactgatgtttatttatttcagtctttTCCCAATGAAAGTCATTTGTATTAGTCTTAgttaacagtaaaaacattaatatgacaTGCACACTGAATGCTTCTTTGCATTCTATTTTTAGTGTATTCTAACATGTGTATTCTACACGTGTGTGTCTGGTTTAAAATGTTGATGATGTT includes:
- the LOC113079946 gene encoding pituitary adenylate cyclase-activating polypeptide type I receptor-like, with amino-acid sequence MRLCVRSLGTIVSRMHRHATRETFLVLFLIISMTWPIHSEISNCVIKREEERCLELIALHDPNDDGKFECPWEWDNLTCWEATSVGKVVEVNCPELFDFMSPEE